The Terriglobia bacterium DNA window CGAAGAGAATGATCTTACGCGACAAAGGAACGACTGCCTCCGGGGTGCCGGCGGCGCTTTCCCTGGAGGAGGACGGGATGGTGACCCCCTCAGCCGCCTCGACCTTGAAATGGGAAATTTTCTGGGGAACCCCATCCTCCAGGATTAGAAAATCGTCCTGGGTCAGATCCTTGACAGGCTCTCCCTTCTTATTGGTGACGCTGGCATTCACCGAGACAAGGTCCACAACGACCTTGAAGGTCTGGGTGTCACTCTCTTTGGGGGCTCCGCTCTTTGGTTTCTTGTCGGCCCATGACGGGACAGACATCAGGAGGAGGATGCCCAGCCCGATGGACAGGGGAAGGTCACGGCCCTGATGAATGAATTTGTTTGGCATGACACACCTCGTCCGGGTGGGACGATCAGGAAGGATCTGAAATCCAAGCCTCCAAAACAACTAGTCCAGAAACCTCAGCAGCGAACCTGTTCATTAGGATTCGCGAAAGAGCCCCCGAGTTGCTACGGCTATCATAGGTTCGTAGAAGGGAGCCGTCAACTCCATTCACGACGATGTCCCTTCGATGAACCCTGGATTCCGGGTGTTTTTGTTTTGATTGGAACTTGTTCGTCGCAGGCCGATTGGAATTAGCTCCTGGAAGGCATTTCTGAGAATCTTCCCGTTGGCGTGACCGCTCACCGGAGAGTGTCGATTTCTTCCATCGATTTCTCCCTGAGTTCAAACGGGGCAAGTTCTACACTTCCAGGTGGCCAGGCGACCCCCCATCTTATCGCCCTGGACATTCATCGTCTGACAGAACCGGCCCAGTCAAGATCCTCTCACAAAGTCGAGACTCATCAAATTGCGATGCAATATGCCCGCACAAAAGCACGATCATTACGTGGTCGCACTCAGAATTGTCCAATGTCCCAGTTTGACTCCCGTTTTTCTACAAGCTATACACCTACGATGCGGAGAACCGTCTGACCAAGCTCAATGGCGGTGCCGGCACTTATGTGTATGACGGCGACGGTCGCCGCGTGAAAAAGATGGTCGACGCCTCGACGACCACGTACGTTTATAATGCCCTGGGACAATTAGTGGCCGAGTATACGAACACGTCGCCCACGGGAAACGGCGGGACGAGCTATTTGACGGCGGACCACCTGGGCAGCACGCGGGTGGTTACAGATTCCAACGCCAACCTCATCGCCCGACATGACTATCTGCCGTTTGGAGAAGAGATCGGTGAACCGTATGCTGGTCGGACCAAGCGAATGGGCTACGACGTCTTTGATAGCACCAACCAACGGTTCTCAAGCAAAGAACGGGATGCTGAGACAGGGCTCGATTACTTCGGGGCAAGATACTATGGCAGTACGATGGGACGGTTCCTCTCTCCCGACGAGTTTATGGGTGGACCTGTGGACGTGTTCGGTGGCGGGCAAGCCCCGCCGGGACCATTACCTTACGCCAACATTTCAGATCCGCAGTCGCTCAATAAGTATGCCTACGCATTCAACAATTTGCTTCGATTCATTGATCCAGACGGGCATAAGGCCGGTGACAAGTACGCAACCTTAGATGAAGCGGGAGTTGAAGCTGCGAACGACGCTCAGGAGAAAACG harbors:
- a CDS encoding DUF4329 domain-containing protein, with the protein product MKKMVDASTTTYVYNALGQLVAEYTNTSPTGNGGTSYLTADHLGSTRVVTDSNANLIARHDYLPFGEEIGEPYAGRTKRMGYDVFDSTNQRFSSKERDAETGLDYFGARYYGSTMGRFLSPDEFMGGPVDVFGGGQAPPGPLPYANISDPQSLNKYAYAFNNLLRFIDPDGHKAGDKYATLDEAGVEAANDAQEKTKKDKKHFEYGGRTYRNADGTYSYTKPKRGEEQGETTRSQDPKKDIPKNTENAGGYHSHPGGIAYTKPEEFSPDDRTNQFFESTIAQQQGDPHPIKPEYLGSPTQILRFTPDIQSTSNDSRGTPGDVHRWNPSAQTWTRVPEQSWH